A segment of the Equus quagga isolate Etosha38 unplaced genomic scaffold, UCLA_HA_Equagga_1.0 198312_RagTag, whole genome shotgun sequence genome:
ACGTTGAGAACTACTGAGCTATAAGACTAACTACTGAGTACACAATTCCATCCTTTGACGTTAAGGCATAAACCTTCTTTGGCCTGAAATCCCGGcctaaaaaaataatctatgtcCACTTTATGATGATGCTAGAGGGAATTCTATATTATGTTACTTAAGGCactttcataaataaattttaaaatttcatcgaAGTACCTCTGCATGTTGGCCTTCCTATCCATTTGCCGTTAATACACTGGACAAAACTGGATCCATCCAATTGGTAATATTCTGGACATTTATAGGCCACTTGTTCTCCTGACCTATATGATTCCTTTTTCTGGCCTATGAGTATGACATCATTAAAGATGGGTAAGCTAAGACAATCCgtttctgaaacaaaaataaatgtacttgttcagtaaatcattaaaaatatataaaggccAATAATTATTCTAGAGTAATAGTTAGCTACATATAAAACCAAAGAATGCTGCacaatatttttcttcacttgaaaaaaaaaacgtTAGCAGTTTTGACTTAATTACATTGAATGGTTCTTCATTCATCAAAAGTATAACATTGAAATAGTGATTTTGAAACTATGAAGAGATATGGACACATGTAATGCTTGAGACCATACTTCTTACATTTGAATTCTTATTTGCCCATAGAGGCCACTGGCATTTTGGACATATTTCTACCTTGTGCTTCCATCAAAATCTGTTAAGACTAATTATGTCAAATATCTTAgaaaattctatatttataaGGAGATAACTGGAAAAGTAACAGTAAGTAGAATAATAATGAGACTGATCAGCAGGGGCCAGCTGTGATacaggaacagaaatgaaaagtcTGAGAATGTAGATCAGAGATGTCACAAGCACACACAAGAGGACGTGAGAATGAAATAATTTGGCTCATGTTGTCAAACTCTTCTTATTACCTGGATTATTCATCTCTACCAGAATCCAGATCTTTCCAGAGATACCTTATTAAGTTCATAATTACTCCTTAGTTTCATATTTGTACCATTTATGTTCTAAATTAAAGATATTTGTCAGTTTTACGATAAAATGAAATGCACTATACTTATGCATGGTGGCGGATCAGACCATTTTCCTCCTAAACATCTTATAGATGCAGGTCCGTCAATCCCAAAACCTTCGGTACAGCTGTACATCACTTCTTCTCCATATTGGTAACTGTCTAACTTGTGAGATAGAACACCGTGTGGAATCAATGCTGGTGGTTCACAaggaattcctttaaaaaaaaataaaagaaatgaaagaatgactcCATGTTTCACTAACTTTTTATGtaccagttatttttttttaaagattttattttttcctttttctccccaaagccccccagtacatagttgtatattcttctttgtgggtctttctagttgtggcatatgggacgctgcctcagcgtggtctgatgagcagtgccatgtccgagcccaggattcgaaccaacaaaacactgggccgcctgcagtggagcgcgcgaacttaaccactcggccatggggccagcccctatgtacCAGTTATTATATGtggtagttttaatttacaaGACATGATCACACAGGAGCTACCATCACATTACAGAGAAGATGCACAAATCTTTCCTGAAACTACCGTTCTGGGGTGTGTCCAGCTGTCAACTTGAGCAAGAACTTGAAACTAAAAGTGTCAATATATGTACGAAAGACTATCAATGCTTCTCTAACCAATCGTgaataataaaagcaaacaaattgaGAATTAATCCTCTTCAAAAAAGTACTATTTACCGTAAGAAATCAGAAGGGATGTTGTAGGGAGaacataagaaattttttttaaaacctggagGCAAAGCAAACACTATAACTTACCTGAATAGGTAAGAATATGAGTAGGTATAACAATACATAGATAGGTTTAATTTCACTATGCATCCATTTTTAATACCAAAAAAGccagaattaaaagtgatttaacaGCGAACCAATGAAATTAACAGAAATAAGGCTGATTTGATTATGCAAAAATTATTTGGTAAAAGatagataaatgtataaatgattTTGCATATTTAGAAATCGAAAGGATTCTGGCTCATGACAGAATTTGACAACcgattatttttaatgaattcttcTGAAAATAGGATTTCAGTTTGTGTACTGTCCTTACCTACACACTGAGGTGGAGAACTCCATTTTCCCATGTTGCAGGTTATCCCATTGCCTTCAGACAACCTGAAACCATCTTCACAAATATAACTTAATCTGGTGCCATGTGCATAACGCTTGGGTTCagatctctttttcctttcttctgtagaTTTAGATGATTCAATGGTACCATGTTCTATACGAGGCGGTTGAGAGCATGGTGTTTTTTCTATATGAAGAAAAGAGATCAAGGAGTCAACCAcaaatataatgtttaaattgCCAAAGAAAGTCAAATGCTCTTTGGGGCTTTATAATAAGGATAATTTgaacaaattaaattatttaaaaactgaaaaacatttgaaactTGCAAGGGTGTAAGTCTCCATAAAAATCTATGCTACAGTCCACTTCTTCAATGTGTCCCTTGATTCTTGTCCTGTTCATCCTGAGGAGTAAAATAGGCCTGAACAGAAATTTTATCCAGTATTTACACAGTAATCCAAAGTTTTTGTCTGTATTCTTTTCACATTAGAAGTGAAAGAATGCTGATTGCTTTGTATACCTAGATTGTAATTCACTGTTTCAAGATAAAGTGGAATAGATACAGAGAAGGGCCTTCATCTTGTTCATCTACACAAAACACAGAGGAGTATCAGCTTATTTGAGAGAATGTCATGAAACAGGTTACACACGACTGACCCACACAGCGTGGTATTGACTGCCATCTGCCGTCTTTGCACACgatttcttctcctctctggatTAGATACTCTTCTTTACagagaatagatattttttctccATCCTGATAATTCACTGTAGTTGTCATGTTTTGAGCATTGGGAATCTGAGGTGGAGGTGGGCACAATTGCATTTGTACttctaaaaagattaaatttagatttcttgattaaaaatcttaagttaaaaatattaacaagatAATTCAGTAAATAGGAAACTCAATAATAATGCACCATAAATGATCAACTAATAATGTTGTAATCTATGCTTCAATATGTTTACCTTTCAGCTTGGATAGCCCTTTAATTTACCAGGTTTGCTTTATATTCTGATGGTCTTTCTTGGagtttcttccttttattctttctatgaTCAATCCtgcataatttatgtaaaatctagtttgattatttctaacaatgAGGTGGTTCTAACTTAAATATTCATTCAATACTAGGCACCAAATAAAGACTGATATTGGGATCTTTTTTACAGATGTTGATGATCAAATATTTTGTGATTAGATTAAAACCCTGGAAAGATGTTCTACCAATGGAGGCTGATTAACCAGAGGAAGAATCACATTTAGTTAGTGATCAATTAATTTGATAGAGCTTCTTGGCCTAGATAAGAAGTAGACATGTTCACTAGTGGTTTATAGTGCGCTGTTAAAAGTTCAAAACTCCCCTGGAGGTACTGTTTACCAGCTTGCCTACATTGTTAAGGGATATAGAGTTGGATGTAATGTACCCAGTTGAACAGGTTAGATGGCTTGGCTACAGTTACCTAACAAGTAGGTTATAAAATATCCCTTTGTAAACTTGTGTCTTAGCGCCCATAAAACTGAGATACCTCAGATGTATCTTGGCAGTTCCTAATCTGAAGACAAAGCACGTCTTGTTCAAACAAGGGAAGACTCTGGATGACTATCCCTGGAAGCTTTATGATCTCTCTACAATTTATTACTTTCACTTTCTCTTGTCatactgtgtttttatttcaataaagataatgaatttcaaaataatgaaaacattgatgaaagaatgaaatattgatgaaatgataaaatttcatgCTGTATCTTTATTTCATTATGCAAGGATATACTGGGAAGTCTTGTAAATCCTTTCAATTGTGCAACATTTCCTATTCACATCAGGCAAATAATTGACTGAATACACTTCATTCAGGCTTACTAAGATTATCAGAAATATTGCCATATTTCTCTCAAGTCAATAGgactattttatattctatcaaaaacattttctcatatatctattttaaatattttggcattattttctttatattctcaaggatttattttcttctgtatctaAGATTTAGCTATCTTTGTCTGGAGAATCTTAGGTTGAACTTCTTGATAAGTTTTTGCCAAAGATTGGTCCATGTACTCAATTTCCCTAAAAGCTGAATTGT
Coding sequences within it:
- the LOC124233352 gene encoding complement factor H-like, which translates into the protein MQLCPPPPQIPNAQNMTTTVNYQDGEKISILCKEEYLIQRGEEIVCKDGRWQSIPRCVEKTPCSQPPRIEHGTIESSKSTEERKKRSEPKRYAHGTRLSYICEDGFRLSEGNGITCNMGKWSSPPQCVGIPCEPPALIPHGVLSHKLDSYQYGEEVMYSCTEGFGIDGPASIRCLGGKWSDPPPCIKTDCLSLPIFNDVILIGQKKESYRSGEQVAYKCPEYYQLDGSSFVQCINGKWIGRPTCRGTSMKF